In a single window of the Pandoraea pulmonicola genome:
- a CDS encoding MarR family winged helix-turn-helix transcriptional regulator — translation MPAAAPFVDDYLAYLLARASTLVSDEFHREVAAAGLGISEWRVLATLSDGRARTINQLAAIVLAKQPTLTKVVDRLEATGDVVRGESATDRRQSLVSLTEAGQARVAPLLASARRHEAGILARFGAEQSSLLKATLRSLIDEMVEGAQGPTK, via the coding sequence ATGCCTGCCGCCGCGCCATTCGTCGACGACTATCTCGCCTATCTGCTGGCTCGTGCGAGCACATTGGTATCGGACGAATTTCATCGCGAAGTGGCGGCAGCCGGGCTCGGCATTTCGGAGTGGCGCGTGCTCGCCACGCTCTCTGACGGCCGGGCGCGCACCATCAACCAGTTGGCGGCCATCGTGCTCGCCAAGCAACCCACGCTCACCAAGGTTGTCGACCGGCTCGAAGCCACGGGCGACGTGGTACGCGGCGAAAGCGCGACGGACCGGCGTCAGTCGCTCGTCTCCCTGACCGAGGCCGGGCAGGCGCGCGTGGCGCCACTGCTCGCCAGTGCACGACGTCACGAAGCCGGCATCCTGGCACGCTTCGGCGCCGAACAATCGTCGCTGCTCAAGGCGACGCTGCGCAGCCTGATCGACGAAATGGTGGAAGGGGCACAGGGCCCCACCAAATAG